In Zestosphaera sp., the genomic stretch TCCTGCAATCCTCATTTAGTAAGCCAAGCGCTGTGAAGGGCTCCGTAACTTCTGGTCTAACCACACTCACTACTCCAATAACTGACGCGACAACACTCACAGCAAGTATCACGGCGAAGACCTCATCATCAATAATCAACTCTACCACCTCACAACCCACTTCCTATGAAGCTTAAACCAGAGGTAGAGGTAGAGTCTAGGCAGAACAAAGTAAACTACTAAAGGTATCGACACTAAGCAAGCAACAGTCGCTGCCTTCACAGCGATTATTCTGAAGTACGTAGACTCAGCACCAGCCTTAAGATCCTCAACAACTCTCCTAGCTTCCTCGAGATGAGTACGTGCTGCCCTAACATCTCCTCCAACATACTCACTTATCGCTCTGTTTAGTAGGTCTACAACAAGCCCTACATCAACACCCCTACTATGCAGGTATTCTAAGTCTTTCATTATTGACTCTACCTCACTCAACAAATCTTCTTGAGCAAGACATGCTGGGAGAGAAGTAATCAACAGCCCCGCGAACACAACCAGCGCGAGTGTTGTGAGTCTAAACACCCTTAAACACCATAATGTGATTAGATGACTAACTATTAAAATGACTTACTCCCTGCTAATGCCTGGTGCCGTGACAGCAAACCCGTATCTCGTGAAAACACTTGAGATTACGTAGTACTTGAAGTTAAGTGCTTTCGAGTGTATTAGTACTACCACCCCACGCTCAACCCCCTGAGTCTTCAAGTCTCTCGCTACGGCGGCTCCGTAAGCTTCGAAATACTCTGTAAGTTCTCTTAAAAACCCTTCTTCCGGCGCGTGAGTTACTGGCGGGTTAGGTCTGAACCAGCTAGTATAGTCGTATAGTGCTGTTAGTTTCTCTTCTAACACTATAGTGTTAAGTCCTAGCAAAACGTCTATTGCCTTACCTCTTAAGAAGTAAGTATCGCCGCGCGGCGTTATCAAGTATAGGTAGAACTCACTAGGTGTTCTCGCTTGTGATTCTATGCTTGAGAGTATGTAGCTGTATAGTGTCTGGAGTAGCAGATCCAACTCAATGATGTTAGTAGCGGTGAGGTCAGCAACTACTATACTTCTTGACGGGTGAGAGTGCTTCTCTACATCACTAGCACTATAAACTTTAACAACCAAATCTATAACGTCACTCCTGCGAGCACTCTTCTTCCAGTGAATTAGTCTTAGTGAGTCTCCAGGAGTATACTCTCTAACACCTAAATACTCACCCAAATACCCTCTCGCAGCCTGTATTACTCTCTCCATAATCTTTCGAGGGACTTTCCACACAATCTTAACTTCAAAACGTGACTTAAGACTAAACCTCACACGCCTTATCATGGGGACTGCAAGCAACGGCAAGTACTTCTCTAGTAGCTCTATATCGCCAGTTTTCTTGATTCCGGCTCTCTCAACATAATACTTGCTTTCAGGCGTTGTTGCTAGAAGCGTAGACGCGACTCCAGCACTACCTGGCTGAGGCGTGAGGAGGTCTGAAACCTCCTTAGTAGGGAGAGGAGTTAACTGAATCGTTAGCTTAGCAATAATTGGTGGTGAGATATACCTCGAGTACTCAGCTAAGACTCTCTCAGCACGCCTATATAGTTCTGCGAATTTCGGCGTGACTGTATACTCTACCAGGTGGGGCCCGTGCTCTACTCTAGCTAGACGCCTCAAATCCTCTACTACTACCTTAATACTCTGCCTACCTACACCAAGCATCTTAGCTCTAATCCTAACGTTTTCTAGGACTTGATTCACGCCAGTCTTCTCACAATATAGTTCATTACCTACCTCGACGTAGTACTTGAAGGAGCCGGGACACTCTACCCCAACTACTACGTTGACGTAGTCGTTTAAGTAGGTAGTAGGGTTTGACAGAAAAACTGTAACTCTAGACTTACTAAGTCTGTAATACTCTAGAACTACAGGTAGTGTGAGTGAAGTTATTGAAGCAAGAGCGACCAAGATAGTCTTTGGCGAGACTAGATATACTGGCGCGAGCACTAGAACAAGCGTGTAGACAGGTTTCAAGACTTCTCGCTCGCCCGAGTACAGGATGAAGTAAGCGGTACTCATTGAAGCTGTAAGAATTGATATTAGGTAGGCTGTAGGCTGGCTCACCAGCATCGTGAGTGCTAGACTGTAAGACACGGCAGATATGAGTTTTATGTATGAGTTCCTCACTAGTATTAAGAGTGGAAACACTAGCAAAGCGAGGGCGGGGTAGCCTATAGTAGCGTAAGCAACGAAACAGCCGGCAACCTCAAGTAGTGAGGTCACGTACTCCAAGACCTTACTTCTTGACCGCAAGATAAGCCACCACAGACAGTAAAGCTAGTAGTGGGAGAACCACGTAAATACTGGGCGAGCTCCTCTGAACTAGCTGAGCTCGCAGAATCTCCACGAGATGCGACCTCATCTCCGACTGATCAACTACTACAGTCTTATTACCAGCGAGAACTTTAATGAAGTCTAGATTGTGTGTTAAGACACTATTCTCTAGTAAGTACTCCGTAAACAAAACGAGAATCTTGCCTTTCTCGAGAGTTACCTCAACACCGAGAGGGAACGAACCTATCGGCTCGTTCAAGTCGTATAAGTTATTCCCGCTCACATCAACATACGAGAACAAACTACTCCACGCAATCACGCTCACACTACT encodes the following:
- a CDS encoding DUF1616 domain-containing protein, translating into MVELIIDDEVFAVILAVSVVASVIGVVSVVRPEVTEPFTALGLLNEDCRIGYYPKTAVNDSTLRLCFFVSNYMGKPTYYKVVYKIGDSETIP
- a CDS encoding DUF58 domain-containing protein, with the protein product MRSRSKVLEYVTSLLEVAGCFVAYATIGYPALALLVFPLLILVRNSYIKLISAVSYSLALTMLVSQPTAYLISILTASMSTAYFILYSGEREVLKPVYTLVLVLAPVYLVSPKTILVALASITSLTLPVVLEYYRLSKSRVTVFLSNPTTYLNDYVNVVVGVECPGSFKYYVEVGNELYCEKTGVNQVLENVRIRAKMLGVGRQSIKVVVEDLRRLARVEHGPHLVEYTVTPKFAELYRRAERVLAEYSRYISPPIIAKLTIQLTPLPTKEVSDLLTPQPGSAGVASTLLATTPESKYYVERAGIKKTGDIELLEKYLPLLAVPMIRRVRFSLKSRFEVKIVWKVPRKIMERVIQAARGYLGEYLGVREYTPGDSLRLIHWKKSARRSDVIDLVVKVYSASDVEKHSHPSRSIVVADLTATNIIELDLLLQTLYSYILSSIESQARTPSEFYLYLITPRGDTYFLRGKAIDVLLGLNTIVLEEKLTALYDYTSWFRPNPPVTHAPEEGFLRELTEYFEAYGAAVARDLKTQGVERGVVVLIHSKALNFKYYVISSVFTRYGFAVTAPGISRE